From the genome of Bradyrhizobium sp. ORS 278:
AGATGCGCTGGCCGTGCTGGATCACCTCGGCATCGACAGCGCTCACTTCGTCGGGCTGTCGATGGGCTCCTACTCCTCGCTGCAGGTCGCGCTCAACGCGCCGGATCGCATCCGCTCGATGGTGCTGGCCGGCGTCGGCTCCGGCTCCAGCCTCGAGCATCTCGACGCCTTCCGCGCCCAGTGTCGCGCCACCGCCGAACAGTTCGAGACGCTCGGCTCCGTCGAGACCGCGAAGGTCACCCGCGAGGCCCCCGGCCGCATTCCCTTCCTGGTCAAGGACCCGCGCGGCCACGCCGACTTCTACGCCGCCCTCGCCCGCCACGACGCCAAGGGCTCAGCCAACACGATGCGCGGCTTTCAAGGCGGCCGTCCCTCCATCTACACCATGACCGACGCCATTTGCCGCGTCGCCACGCCGGCCCTGATCATCTGCGGCGACGAGGACGACGCCTGCGTCGCGCCGAGCCTGTTCCTGAAACAGCATCTGCCGGCCTCGGGGCTGATGGTCTTCCCGAAGTCCGGGCACGTGCTGAACCTCGAAGAGCCGGCGCTGTTCAACGAAGCGGTGGAGCGCTTCATCGCGCTGGTGGAGGCCGGTCGGTGGGGGGC
Proteins encoded in this window:
- a CDS encoding alpha/beta fold hydrolase translates to MGHATAQDGVRLYFEEAGAGTPLLFLHEFAADHTNWEPQLRYFARRHRCIAYAARGYTPSDVPVSPDVYSYVHFYTDALAVLDHLGIDSAHFVGLSMGSYSSLQVALNAPDRIRSMVLAGVGSGSSLEHLDAFRAQCRATAEQFETLGSVETAKVTREAPGRIPFLVKDPRGHADFYAALARHDAKGSANTMRGFQGGRPSIYTMTDAICRVATPALIICGDEDDACVAPSLFLKQHLPASGLMVFPKSGHVLNLEEPALFNEAVERFIALVEAGRWGARDPRSMAG